Sequence from the Guyparkeria hydrothermalis genome:
CCCGAAGCAGGTCGAGGACGTCTACCCCCTCGACGATGACGACACCGCCGAGAAGACCCACGTGAACGTCGGCTGGATGCTGGGCGAGAGTGCCGATTTGGATGCGCGCCTCGAGGCGCAACTGCTCGAGGGCGTGCTGCTGGAGAACAGCGCCTCGCCGCTGTTGAAGGCCCTGGAGACCACCGACCTGGGCGCCGCGCCCTCGCCGGTGCTGGGGCTGGAAGACTCCCAGCGCCAGATGGTGTTCGTCGCCGGGCTCGAGGGCAGCGAGGCCGACCGGGCCGAGGCGGTGGAGCAGCTGGTCCTCGACACGCTAACCGAGGTGGCCGAAAAGGGCGTCGACCCGGACATGGTCGAGTCGGTGTTGCACCAGCTCGAGCTCTCGCAGCGCGAGGTGACCGGCGACGGCTTTCCCTACGGTCTGCACCTGATCGTCCAGGCCCTGCCGGCGGCGATCCACGACAGCGACCCGATCAACCTGCTCGACCTGGAGCCAGCGCTCGAGCGCCTGCGTGCCAAGGCCGCCGACCCGCAGTTCATCCCCAACCTCGTGCGCCGGCTGCTGCTCGACAACCCGCACCGGGTGCGGCTGGTCCTGAAGCCGGACACCGAGCTGTCCGGCCGCCAGCAGGCCGAGGAGAAGGCACGGCTTTCCGCCATGCAGGACACCCTGGGCGACGAGGACCAGCGCCAGATCGTCGAGCAGGCCAAGGCGCTGGCGGACCGTCAGGCCGAGGAGGGTGATCTCTCCATCCTGCCGACGGTGACCCGCGAGGACATTCCCGCGGACATCGATATCCCGCAGCCCGAGCAGTTCGTCCACCAGCCGTCGAGCCAGCGCTGGTACAACCGCAGCACCAACGGTCTGGCCTACCTGCAGCTGGCGATCGACCTGCCCGACCTCGATCGCGACGAGCTTGAGTTGATGCCGGTCTACACCGGTTTGCTGACCGAACTGGGCGCTGGTGACCGGGATTACCTGCAGATGGCCGAGGCCGTCGCGGCGAAGACCGGCGGATTCGCCTCGGGCGCCTCGGTGCGTGCCGGCATCAATGACGTGCACTCGGCCAGCGGCTTCTGGCTGCTGTCGGGCAAGTCACTGGTGCGCAATGCGGATGCCATGGTCGACCTGTTCCATCAGCACCTCGATGCCGCGCGCTTCGACGAGATCGACCGCATCTGCGATCTGGTCAGCCAGATGCGCTTCGGCACCGAGCAGGGCGTATCCGGCCGTGGTCACATCCACGCGATGCTGCTGGCTTCCAGCGGCATGTCCGCGCGGGCCTCCCTGCGCCACGACACCGCTGGGGTGGCCGCCGTGCGCCGCATCAAGGCGATGGACGACGGTCTCGAGCAGGCCGAGTCGCGCTACGACTTGGCCGAACGGCTGGCGCGCCTGCACGACAAGCTCAAGGGCGGCCTGCGTCACTACAACGTGGTTACCGAGCAGCGCCATTTCGCCGAGATGGCGCAGGCGCTCCGCCCGCACATGCACCAGGGCAGCACCGAGCAGCCGTTCCACCTTGGCCGGCACGAATCGCAGGTGCACGAGGCCTGGGTCGGCAACCTGGCGGTCAATTACTGCGCCCAGGCGCATGCCGCCGTGCCGCCCAAGCACCCGGATGCCGCCGCACTGGCGGTGCTCGGTGGCTTCATGCGCAACGGCTTCCTGCACACGGCCATCCGCGAGAAGGGCGGTGCGTACGGAGGTGGGGCCGGCTTTGATGCCGAGTCCGGCAGTTTCCGCTTCTTCTCCTACCGCGACCCGCGCCTGGGCGAGACGCTCGAGGACTTCGGCAATGCGGTCGACTGGGTGGTCGACAACGCCCATGAGGATCGGACCGTCGACGAGGCAATCTTCGGCGTGATCGCCTCGATCGACAAGCCGGGCTCGCCGGCGGGCGAGGCCAAGAAGGCGTTCATGGACGAATTGCACGGCCGTACACCGGAGGATCTGCGCGAGATACGTGCCCGGGTGCTGGATGTCACCCAGGACGACCTCAAGCGGGTGGCGGAGACCTACCTGAAGCCGGACACGGCATCGGTTGGCGTGCTGGCGGGTCCGTCCCGCGAGGACGATCTGGCCGAGCTTGGGCTCGTTATCGAGCGGATCTGATTCAAAGGCGGCTAGACTGGCCGCCTGCAAAAGTGACAACCAACGGAGGGGTATGATGCGCTGGATGATCGGGATTGGAGTGGTCGGCCTGCTGGTGCTGACCTATTTTCTGCTGCCGATCCTGAGCCCCTTCGTGGTCGGCTTCATCATTGCCTACCTGTTCAATCCGTTGGTCACCCGGCTGGACCGGCACGGGGTTTCCCGGACCTGGGGCACCTCGCTGATCTTCCTCGGCGGCGCGCTGGTACTGCTGGTCGCGCTGGTGGCGCTGATTCCGGTGCTGATCGAGCAGACCGTCCGCCTGGTGCGCGTCTTCCCCCAGCTGCTGGATATCGTCCAGCAGCGGATCATTCCCTGGGTCACCCAGACCACCGGACTCGAGCTGCACGTCGATCAGTTGCGCGCCCTGGTGGTCTCCCATGGCGAGACCATCGCCAAGGTGGTCGCCGGCGGGCTCTCGAACGTGTCGGCGACGGGGACGGCGGCGTTCATCGCCCTGATGAACCTGCTGCTGATCCCGGTGATCGCCTTCTATCTGCTGCGCGACTGGCCGGTCGTAATTGCCCGCGTCGAGCAGATGCTGCCCAGGCACCGCGTCGATTCGATCGCCCTGATGGCGCGCGAGTCCGACAGCATGCTGGGCAACTTCCTGCGCGGTCAGTTGGCGGTGATGATTGCCAACGGCGTCACCTATTCGATCGGTCTGACCCTGATCGGGCTGGAGACGGGGATCGCCATCGGCATGTTCGCCGGGCTGGTCAGTTTCGTGCCGTATCTCGGCACCATTATCGGCATCCTGCTGGCGCTGATTGCCATGTACATCCAGGCCGACAGTCTCTGGCCGCTGCTGCTGGTTCTCGGCGTCTTCGGGGTCGGGCAGGTGCTCGAAACGGTCGCCTGGCAACCGCGCTTCGTCGGCAACGAGATCGGCATGCACCCGGTTGCCGTGATCTTCGCGGTGATGGCCGGTGGCCAGCTGTTCGGCTTCTTCGGCATCCTGCTGGCGCTGCCGGTCTCGGCGGTGTTGATCGTGCTCGGCGAGCACGCCCTGGCCGCCTACCGGGAGAGTCGTTACTACCGGGGCAAAGACGAGCGGGCCTTGCCGCCGGGCGACGGCGACGAACCGGTGGAGGGCTGAGCGGCCCATGCAGCAGATCCCGCTGGCACTGGACCTGGTTACGCCCACGAGCTTCGAGGGGTTCATCGGCAACGAGAACCTGTTGCTCAAGGCGACATTGGCCGAGCAGGCGGCTGGCTATGGCGAGGCGCAGGTGTTCATCCATGGCCCGAGCGGGTCGGGCAAGTCGCATCTGGCACAGGCGGCCTGCTACCACGCCGGTTCGATGGGCCGGCCGGCGGCCTACTGGCCCCTGCGCCAGATCGGCGGGCAGCTGGCGGCGGCCAGCGAGCAGATCGATGCCTTCGCGCTGGCGGTGGTCGACGACGTCGATGCGTTGGTCGGCCAGGCCGAGGGCGAGTTCCTGTTGTTCGACCTGATCAACCGGGCGCGCGAGGCCGAGGTGCCATTGCTGCTTACAGCCTCGCGCCCGCCGGCGGACCTGCCGGTGAAATTGGCGGATCTCGCCTCGCGGTTGAGCTGGGGGGCGGTAATGGCCGTGCACCTGCCCGGTGACGGCGAGAAGATCGAACTGCTCCGTGCCCGGGCGCAGGCCCGGGGGCTGGAGATGCCGCACGGCACGGCGCAGTGGATGCTCGCGCATCTGCCGCGCGACGTCGGTACCTTGCTCGAGGCACTTGACCGCCTCGATCGCCAGTCGATGATCGCCAAGCGACGCCTGACCATCCCCTTCGTCCGCGAGGTGCTGGTCGAGACCGAGTGAGCGCCGATCGGTTGTTACCTGATCAGCCGCTGCCTGCCAGCGAACCGTGCAGAGGTCCGCTAGATCGTATGGCGAACGATGCGAGCCTTGTCGCGTTGCCAGTCGCGGTCCTTGATGGTGGCGCGCTTGTCGTGCGACTTCTTGCCCTGGCCGAGGGCGATCTCGAGCTTGACCATGCCGCGTTTGAAGTACAGCGCGATGGGCACGATGGTGAACCCCTTGCGCTCGACCTGACCGATCAGGCGGGCCAGTTCGTGGTCGTGAAGCAGCAGCTTGCGCGTGCGCGTCGGATCCGGCCGAACGTGGCTCGAGGCCTGCAGGAGCGGCGTGATCACCGCGCCGAGCAGCCAGGCCTCGCCGTCCTTGATGATCACGTGCGCATCGGCGATCTGGGCCTTGCCGGCGCGCAGGGCCTTCACTTCCCAGCCCTCGAGCACCAGGCCGGCCTCGATGCGGTCGCCAAGGAAATAGTCGAACTTCGCCTTCTTGTTCAGCGCGATGGTCGACTGTCCGGTGGTGGGCTTCTTGTTCTTGCTCATGCGCGCATTCTAGCAGCATGTCGGCCGGTTGCCGCCCGGAATCGGGCAGTGCCGCCCCGGTCGCCGGCTTGGTCGCCATGGCGGCATGGTGGTAGTTTCAAGGGAAGGTCCGCACGAATACCCAACGTCTCTGCGGGTCTCCAGGCGTCCAGATGTAAGGCGCGGCGCGCGGTCCAATGGCCATGCTCATTGGCAAGCGTCGTAACGCCGCAGCTGGGCGCCTGGCGGCCCGCCCTACGGGGCTAGCCGGCTTGCCCGCCCTCGGTGTTGCCGATCCTCGCCGGGGCAATGAGCCCGCCTTCGAATCGGCGCCTTGATGGCGGACAAACCGGCTGGCCAGAGGCATTGGGTATTCGAGCGGACCTCCCCGAGCCATCCGTCGGGTTCCCGGGACGGGAGCCGTGTCCGACCAAACCGAAGAGGAAGTCCGGTGTCCGCACAGCATCTCGAGAACCACCCGGAATGGAGCGGCCGACTGGCCTTCATCCTCGCCTCGGCCGGTTCGGCCGTCGGCCTGGGCAACATCTGGAAATTTCCCTACATCATGGGCGACAACGGCGGCGGCGCGTTTGTGATGATCTATCTCGCCTGCCTGCTGCTGGTGGCCACGCCCATCCTGATCAGCGAGGTCATGCTGGGCCGTCGTGCGCGTTCCAACCCGATTACCGGCATGGCCAAGCTCAGCCGCGAGGCCGGCGCGCACCCAAGCTGGCAGGCGATCGGCTGGATGGGGGTGCTCACCGGCTTTCTGATCCTGAGTTTCTATTCGGTGGTGATGGGCTGGGCCCTGGCCTACGTCGAGAAGGCCGCGGACGGGGCGTTCATCGGCGCGAATGCCGAGACCATCTCAGGGCTGTTCGACGACATGGTCGCCAATCCCGGCACGCTGCTGTTCTGGCATACGGTGGCGATGATCATGACCGTCGCAGTGGTCGCCCGCGGGGTGCGCGGCGGGCTGGAACTGGCCACCCGCGTCATGATGCCGTTGCTGATCGTCATCCTGGTGCTGCTGTTCGGCTACAACATCGGCACGCCCGGTTTCGCGCCGGCCATGGCGTTCATGTTCTCCCCCGACTTCTCCCAGGTCAGTGCCCAGACCGTGCTGGTGGCGCTGGGACACGCGTTCTTTACCCTGAGTCTCGGCATGGGCGCGATCATGGTGTACGGCTCCTACATGCCGCAGGGCACCTCGATCGTGCGCGCCGGGCTGTGGATCATCGTCCTGGATACCGGCATCGCGCTGCTGGCGGGCATGGTGATCTTCCCGATCGTGTTCTCCAACGGCATGAGCCCCGAGCAGGGCGCCGGCCTGGTGTTCCAGACCCTGCCGCTGGCGCTCGGCCAGATGGAGTGGGGCTACTGGCTCGCGATCGTCCTGTTCGTGCTGGTATCGATCGCCGCCTGGACCTCGGCGATCTCGCTGGTCGAGCCGGCTGTCTCCTACCTCTGGGAGCGTTTCGGCGTCCGCCGGCTGCACTCGGCCCTGGCCGTGGGGGTGGCGACCTGGTCGCTGGGCGTGCTCGCGGCGCTGTCGTTCAACCTGCTCGGCGATGTCACCCTGTTCGACAAGACGATCTTCGGCGTGCTGGAGTTCGCCACGGCCAACATTCTGCTGCCGGCCGGCGGCTTGCTGATTGCCCTGTTTGCTGCCTGGCGAATGCGGCGAGCCGACTCCCGCGAGGAGCTGGGACTCGACGGCTGGCGCTACCGGCTGTGGTGGTGGCTGGCCGCCGTGGTTGCTCCGGCCGGTGTGGTGCTGGTGTTCCTCAACGGGCTCGGCCTGTTGGGCTAAGGCGGCGGCGTACTCTGCTAGACTCCGCGGTCCGATCGACAGCCCGCCGCCGTGGCCGGTGGTGGGCATGAAACGCAAGGGCGACTTCCTCCCGGCATGAGTACCACCATCGAGCGACAGGTCGACGTGCCGTTCTCCGCGCTGCAGATGTATGCGCTGGTCAACGACATCGACTCCTACCCGGAATTCCTCCCCTGGTGCGAGCAGACGCGCATCCTTCAGGCCTCGGGCGATGAGGTCGAAGCGAGCATCACGCTGCGCAAGGGAGCGATCCACAAGACCTTCGTCACCCGCAATCACAACGAGCCGGGCGCCCGGATCGTCGTCACGCTGGTCGACGGTCCCTTCCGTCACCTCGACGGCTTCTGGGAATTCGAGGACCTGCCGGAGGGCGGCTCCCGGGTGACGCTCGACATGCGTTTCGAATTCTCCAACCGCTTCCTCGAACGTGCCATCGGTCCGGTGTTCCGCGAGATCGTGAAGAACCTCGTCGGGGCATTCCGCAAGCGGGCCTTCCAGGTCTATCCGCGCGAGGACGGCGCATGAAGGTCGAAGTGGCCTACGCCAGGCCCGATGTCCAGGTCATTCTCGAGGTCGATGTCCCGGAGGGCGCGACCGCCGAGGAGGCCATTCGTGCCAGCGGCATTCTCGAGCGCTTCCCGGAGATCGATCTGACCAAGCAGAAGGTGGGCATCTTCTCCAAGGTCGCGCCGCTGTCCAAGGATCTGCGGGAGTGGGACCGGGTGGAAATCTACCGGGCGCTGATCGCCGACCCGAAGGCCGCGCGCCGGCAGCGGGCGCAGAAGGACAAGCAGGACGACCGCAAGGCCGCGGCCAAGTCCGGTGCCAAGGGGAAGGACAAGCCGCCGGCGGACTCTGCCGACGCTCCAACCGCGGACACGAAAAAGCCGGCCGAGTAGAACCCGGCCGGCTTCTGGGCTGCCCCGCTGTCGGAACCGTTACTTACAGCGGATCATTGCCCGGCGGGGTAGTCGGCTGATCTTCGGTTTCCAGCTCGTAGGGATCTTCTTCCGGAGCGGTGGACGGCGCCGGCTCGGCCTCGCCGTCATCCTTCTCCTCGTCCGGCAGTTCCGCGCTGTTCATCGACGGCGCTTCGGCCAGATCCATGCCGTCCTGCGTGATCGCCGTGACCCGGCCGGAGGCGCCGTACTCGACCACCAGCGTGTGGTGGAATGCCTCTTCCTTGCCGCGCTTGTCGTAGTAGAGATAGGTGTCGCGCTGGCCGGCGTGGAAGATGTCGTTGAGGCTGGGCGTGCCGAGCAGGTTGCGGACTTCGGCCTGCGACATGCCTTCGTGAAGGCGCTCGACCTGAGCCTCCTCGATGATGTTGCCCTGCTGGATATCCGGCTGGTAGACCTGGATGAAGCTCGGGACGTATACCGAGGAACAACCCGCAAGCAGGGTGACGACGAGCGGAAGCGTAAGAAGATGGCGCTGCATGATCCTGGAAAACCTTTTCCTGATGGTCTGGATGGCTTTACGACTGCGCCCCAATCATACGCCGTCTGACCGGTGATGCCAGCCTGCCTCGTCCGGAGGATTGCCGTGCGGGGTCATGTTTCCGGGAATGGCGGCATCTTCGGTTACAATTCGCATTAGCGAATCAACCGAATGCAATCGAGGGCAGAAGTTTTGGAACCCAGCGAACTCAAGAAGGCCGGCCTGAAGGTCACCCTGCCGCGGGTGAAGATTCTCGAGATCATCGAGGCGAATCCGGATTGGCACATGAGTGCCGAGGACGTTTACAAGGAATTGCTCGCCCGCGGTGAGGAGATCGGGCTGGCCACGGTCTACCGGGTGCTGACCCAGTTCGAGACGGCCGACATCCTCAAGCGGCACCAGTTCGAGGGTGGCAAGGCCGTGTTCGAGCTGATCTCCAAGGGGGATCACGACCATCTGGTCTGCGTGAAGACCGGCCAGGTCGAGGAATTCCACGATCCGATCATTCAGGAACGGATCGCCATGATCGCCGACGAGTTCGATTTCGATCTGACCGACTACTCGCTGGTGATCTACGGCATCAGCCGCAAGGCGGCCGGCCGCAAGTAAGGCTCATTGCGCCCATGGCAGAAGGCCCGCTCGTGTTTCACGGGCGGGCCTTCTTGCTTTCGGGATCAGATTGAGCTGTCGAGCAACTCGCGGGCATGCGCCCGGGTTTGCTCGGTCACCTCGCGGCCGCCGAGCATGCGCGCCAGCTCCTCGGTGCGCTCGTCGGCATCGAGGGCGCGCACCCAGGTGCGGGTCGCGTCACTGAGCTCCTCCTTCTCGATGCGTGCCTGGTGATGACCGTGGGCGGCTACCTGCGGCAGGTGCGTGACGCACAGTACCTGGCGCGATTCGCCGAGTGCCCGCAAGTGGGCGCCGACGATCGCCGCGGTGGCCCCGCCGATGCCGGTGTCGACCTCGTCGAAGATGAAGGTGCCCACCGGGTCGTCACCGGCGGTCAGGGTCTTCAGTGCGAGGCTCACGCGCGCCAGTTCGCCGCCGGAGGCGATCTGGTCGAGCGGGGCGACCGGCTGGCCGCGGTTGGCGCTGATCAGGAAGACGACTTCGTCGATGCCGCGCTCGCCGCGGCGTGTCTTCAGAGCATCCGAGGTGGTCAGCTTCACCTCGAACTCGCCGTTGGGCATGCCCAGCTCGCGGATCGAGGCCTTGAGCCGCTCGGCCAGCTTCTTGGCACCTGCCTGCCGCTCCTTGCTGACCTTGGCGGCCAGCCTGTCGTAGGCGGCGCGGTTTTCCGTGAGGCGGGTCTCGATCTCGCCCAGCGAGCCGCCGGCCTGCTCGAGCTGTTCGTGCTCCTCGCGCAGATCACTGACGTGCTGCTCGAACACCTCCGGGGAGACGCGGTGTTTGCGGGCCAGTTCGTGCAGGGTGTCCAGTCGTGCCTCGACGGTGGCGAGGCGTTCCGGGTCGGCCTCGGCCGACTCGAGCCGGTCGCGAAGGGTATCGACCGCCTCGGCGATCTGGATCTCAGCGGACTGCAGGGTCTCGATGACCGGGCCGAGAGTTTCGTCCAGATCCGCGATCCGTGACAGGGACTGCTCGGCGGCCCCCACGCGATCGTGGGCGTTGCCGTCGTCGTCGAACAGCGAGGCCATCTGCTCGGCCAGCACCTGACGCCATTCGTCCAGTCTCGACAGTCGCTTGAGCTCGGCGTGCAGCTGGTTGAACTCGTCCGGCTGCGGATCGACCCGCTCGATCTCCTCGAGCTGGAATTCGAGAAAGGCGAGCCGGTCGGCACGCGAGTCCTGCTCCGCCCGGTGGCTGGCGAGCTGCTCCTCGTCGGCGTGGATCTGGCGACTCAGCCGGCCGAGCTCGTCGACCTGGCCCTTGAGGTCGCAGAAGTGGTCGAGCAGGGCGAGCTGGGTCTTCGCCTGCATCAGCCGCTGGTTCTGGTGCTGACCGTGGATGTCGATCAGGTGCCGGCCGAGACCCTTGAGCGCCTGGCCGGGTACCGGGCGGCCGTTGATCCATGCCTTGGAGCGGCCGTCCCGCGACAGGACACGCCGCACGATCAGCGGCAGCGACCCGCCCTCGGGGTCCTCGCCCAGTTCCTGTTCGTCGAGCCACTGCGCGGCCGGGCCATCGACCGGCAGCAGAAACTCGCCGGTGACCTCGCCCTGCTCGCAGCCGCTGCGCAACAGGTTCATGTTGGCCCGGTCACCCAGCAGCAGCCCGATCGCGTCGATCAGGATCGACTTGCCGGCGCCGGTTTCCCCGGTGAGGGCGGTCATGCCGGCGGCGAAGTCGAGCTCGAGCTGATCGATCAGGGCGATCTGGCGAATGGAGAGGGTGGTCAGCATGATGGCGGGCGTTTCCTTTTACCGTGGCTCCGTGATCCGTGGTGCCGGGACGATGGGTCAGAACCGCTGTTCGCTCCAGCAGAGCTTGTCGCGCAGCAGCGAGTAGTGGTCATGGCCTTCCGGATGGATCAGCCGGATCTCGTGTTCGTACTTCGAGATCGCCAGCACGTCGCCGTGCTCGAGCGGCTGGTTGAGTTGGCCGTCGAAGCTCACCACGCCGCCGCCGCGCGAGCCCTCCACCGGACTGATCTCGATCAGGTGGCGCGCATCGACCACGATCGGTCGGTAGCTGAGCGTGTGCGGGCAGATCGAGACGATGCCGACGGCGTGCAGGTCCGGTGCGATCAGCGGACCGCCGGCGGACAGGGCGTAGGCGGTCGAGCCGGTCGGTGTGCAGACGACCACGCCATCGGAGCGCTGCTGGTTGACCAGTGTGCCGTCGATACTCATCTCGAACTCGACCATGCGGGCCGGGTCGCGCATCTTGAAAGTCACGTCGTTGAGTGCGACCGATTCCATGATGCGCGTGTCGTTGCGCATCAGGCTGCCCTGCAGCAGGAAGCGTCGTTCCTCGCAGTACTTGCCCTCGAGGATCGCCGAGAGGTGCCGTTCGACCTCGCAGGGGCTGACGTCGGCCAGAAAGCCGAGCCGGCCAAGGTTCACGCCCAGGATCGGCACTTCGTGAGAGCAAAGCGAGCGGGCGGCATTGAGCATGGTGCCGTCGCCACCGATCACCACGATCAGGTCGCGATCGATGCGGTCGCGCGAGAAGCGCTCGGCGTGGATCGACGGCACGGGGTTCTCGGCGTTCTCGTCGAGCGCCCAGTGAGCGCCGTGCCGCTCGGCCGCGGCCACGAGATGTTTGTACACCTCGGCGAGCGCGTCACCGCCGTCGGGCTTGGTGATGATCCCCAGCCGGCGGAAGGCCGGCGGCTCGGCAGGGGGTTCGCGACGTGACGGGGAGGTCGAGTTCATGGTGTCTGGGAGTTGCTCCTGTCGGCGACTCGATGGTTCGTTCAGTGATTGCCGGCGGACCACTTCAGCCCGATGATCCCGGCCACGATCATGGCGATGAATGCCAGGCGTGCAAGCGACGCGGGCTCTTTGAACCAGAGGATGCCGAGAATCGCTACGCCGGTCGCGCCGATGCCGCTCCAGACCGCGTAGGCCGTCCCCATCGGGATCTCGCGCATCGCCACGGCAAGCAGGTAGAAGCTCAGCCAGGCGATGGCCAGCACGGCGATCGTCGGGACCAGGCGGGCGAAGCCGTCGGTGAACCGCAGGCCGGTGGCCCAGGCGATTTCCAGCAGGCCGGCTGCGAGCAGGATGAGCCAGGCATTCATGGCGATTTCGTTGTCCTCGCAAGATGGTGCGATGCCCGTCCGGTCGGATTTCCCGAGCCGGCCGGGCATGGAATTCGGCCCAGTCTAGCAAAAGGCGAGGCCGCCGCATGCGGTCGATGGAATGCGCGCGGATGGTTGCCGTCCCACGGCCCAACGCCGACTTGGCACTCTTCGCGACCGAGTGCTAATTTAGCCGCGCAACGGGCGGGCCCGGCACTCGGTGCGGCCCGCCTCGACGAACACACCAACCCAGCCATCAGGTCTTGCGTATGACAGACGCCTGGAGTGAATTGCCCGAGCGGGCGCAGACCCTGCTTCGGGTGCTGATCGATCGCTACACCGACGAGGGAACGCCGGTCGGCTCGCGCGCACTCGCGCGCATGTCGGACCTGAACCTGAGCCCGGCCACCGTGCGCAATGTCATGGCCGACCTCGAGGATCTCGGCCTGGTGCGAGCGCCGCACACCTCCTCGGGGCGCGTGCCCACCGAGCTGGCCTACCGGCTGTTCGTCGATTCGCTTCTGGTCAGCCCGTCGAAGGCGCCGGTGGATGCCCGTCGGCTCGAGCGCATCCTGCGCGAAGCGGTCGAGGACGACCCTCAGCACCTGGCCGACACCGCCTCGAACCTGCTGTCCGGCCTGACCCAGTTCGCCGGAGTGGTCTCCATTCCGTCGCGTGCCCGGGCGCTGTTCCGCCAGATCGACTTCGTCTCGCTCTCCCCGGGGCGGGTGCTGATGGTGCTGGTGACCGACGACGGCGGGGTGCAGAACCGCATCATTCACCCGGACAAGCCCTACAGCCAGGACGAGCTGACCCGCTTCGCCAACTTCCTCAACGAGCGGCTCAACGGCCAATCGATCCAGGCACTTCGGGAGACGCTGGTCAGCGAGCTCAAGCACACCCGCGAGCAGATCGAGGGCAATCTCAACGAGGCGATCGTGCTCGCGGAATCCGCCGTCGAGGCGGTCGAGGACGACGCGGGCATCGCCGTGGCGGGGCAGACCAATCTGATGGGCATCGACGAACTCGGCGACGTCGATCGCATGCGGCGGCTGTTCAATGCGTTTGCCGAGAAGCGCGAGCTGGTCTCGCTGCTGGATCAGTGCGAGCGCGCTCAGGGCGTGAAGATCTTCATCGGTCGCGAGTCGGGCTCGCCGAGCTTCGACGAATGCGGGGTCGTCGGCGCCTCCTACGGCGTCGACGACGAGGTGGTCGGCGTGCTCGGCGTGATTGGACCGAAGCGCATGCCATACGACCGCGTGATCTCCATCGTCGACGTCACCTCACGGCTCCTCTCGAGCGCGCTCTCGCGCCAGTAAGCCGGCGCTTCTCGCCGGTCTCGCAGTCTCCCCCTTGAAAAGATCCCGGATGCCCCAAGTGTCCGGGCAACAGCGAATTTCAATCCAGACATCCATCCGCTTTTCAGGAGAGCTTCGATGACGGACAAGCCGGTCGATCAAGACGACATGACTCAGGGCATGAACGAGGAAAACCCGGAGCAGCCCGCCGAGGGCGAGGTCGAGCAGGGCGCCCAGGGCGAGGAGGCCAGCGAGGTCGAGGAGCTCAAGGCGAAGCTCGCCGAGAAGGAAGAGGAAGTCCTGCGCATCGCCGCGGAGATGCAGAACCTGCGTCACCGTGCCGAGCGCGATGTCGAGTCGGCGCGCAAGTTCGCCCTCGAGCGCTTTGTCGAGGGTCTGCTGCCGGTGGTCGACTCGCTCGAACTGGGTATCGAGGCGGCCGACAACGAGAACGCCACGCTGGAGAAGATCAAGGAGGGCGACGAGATGACCCTCAAGATGCTGATCCAGACGCTGGAGAAGTTCGGCGTGAAGGCCGTTCACCCGATCGGCGAGCGTTTCAACCCGGAACACCACCAGGCCATCAGCATGCAGCCGCACGACGGCGATCCGGATCACGTCGTCGACGTGATGCAGAAGGGTTACCTCCTGAAGGACCGCGTCGTGCGCCCGGCCATGGTGGTCGTTTCGAAGCCGAATCAGGACTGATCGACGCGGATTTGCGGCCGCCGGCTTGAAAAATCGAGCAGCGGCCGCACCTCGAATGCCAAGGGCGGCCCGAGAGCGAAACATGCCGCGGCGCGCCAACAGATTCAACGCATACACAAAGAACGCTGGAGACACGCATTATGGGTAAGGTAATCGGTATCGACCTGGGGACGACCAACTCCTGTGTCGCGATCATGGACGGCAAGTCCGGCAAGGTAATCGAGAACGCCGAGGGCGCGCGTACCACCCCGTCGGTGGTCGCCTACGCCAATGACGGCGAGATCCTCGTCGGTCA
This genomic interval carries:
- a CDS encoding RnfH family protein, translated to MKVEVAYARPDVQVILEVDVPEGATAEEAIRASGILERFPEIDLTKQKVGIFSKVAPLSKDLREWDRVEIYRALIADPKAARRQRAQKDKQDDRKAAAKSGAKGKDKPPADSADAPTADTKKPAE
- a CDS encoding type II toxin-antitoxin system RatA family toxin — its product is MSTTIERQVDVPFSALQMYALVNDIDSYPEFLPWCEQTRILQASGDEVEASITLRKGAIHKTFVTRNHNEPGARIVVTLVDGPFRHLDGFWEFEDLPEGGSRVTLDMRFEFSNRFLERAIGPVFREIVKNLVGAFRKRAFQVYPREDGA
- a CDS encoding outer membrane protein assembly factor BamE, with the protein product MQRHLLTLPLVVTLLAGCSSVYVPSFIQVYQPDIQQGNIIEEAQVERLHEGMSQAEVRNLLGTPSLNDIFHAGQRDTYLYYDKRGKEEAFHHTLVVEYGASGRVTAITQDGMDLAEAPSMNSAELPDEEKDDGEAEPAPSTAPEEDPYELETEDQPTTPPGNDPL
- a CDS encoding NAD(+)/NADH kinase, with the translated sequence MNSTSPSRREPPAEPPAFRRLGIITKPDGGDALAEVYKHLVAAAERHGAHWALDENAENPVPSIHAERFSRDRIDRDLIVVIGGDGTMLNAARSLCSHEVPILGVNLGRLGFLADVSPCEVERHLSAILEGKYCEERRFLLQGSLMRNDTRIMESVALNDVTFKMRDPARMVEFEMSIDGTLVNQQRSDGVVVCTPTGSTAYALSAGGPLIAPDLHAVGIVSICPHTLSYRPIVVDARHLIEISPVEGSRGGGVVSFDGQLNQPLEHGDVLAISKYEHEIRLIHPEGHDHYSLLRDKLCWSEQRF
- the recN gene encoding DNA repair protein RecN gives rise to the protein MLTTLSIRQIALIDQLELDFAAGMTALTGETGAGKSILIDAIGLLLGDRANMNLLRSGCEQGEVTGEFLLPVDGPAAQWLDEQELGEDPEGGSLPLIVRRVLSRDGRSKAWINGRPVPGQALKGLGRHLIDIHGQHQNQRLMQAKTQLALLDHFCDLKGQVDELGRLSRQIHADEEQLASHRAEQDSRADRLAFLEFQLEEIERVDPQPDEFNQLHAELKRLSRLDEWRQVLAEQMASLFDDDGNAHDRVGAAEQSLSRIADLDETLGPVIETLQSAEIQIAEAVDTLRDRLESAEADPERLATVEARLDTLHELARKHRVSPEVFEQHVSDLREEHEQLEQAGGSLGEIETRLTENRAAYDRLAAKVSKERQAGAKKLAERLKASIRELGMPNGEFEVKLTTSDALKTRRGERGIDEVVFLISANRGQPVAPLDQIASGGELARVSLALKTLTAGDDPVGTFIFDEVDTGIGGATAAIVGAHLRALGESRQVLCVTHLPQVAAHGHHQARIEKEELSDATRTWVRALDADERTEELARMLGGREVTEQTRAHARELLDSSI
- the fur gene encoding ferric iron uptake transcriptional regulator, with translation MEPSELKKAGLKVTLPRVKILEIIEANPDWHMSAEDVYKELLARGEEIGLATVYRVLTQFETADILKRHQFEGGKAVFELISKGDHDHLVCVKTGQVEEFHDPIIQERIAMIADEFDFDLTDYSLVIYGISRKAAGRK
- a CDS encoding DMT family transporter, producing MNAWLILLAAGLLEIAWATGLRFTDGFARLVPTIAVLAIAWLSFYLLAVAMREIPMGTAYAVWSGIGATGVAILGILWFKEPASLARLAFIAMIVAGIIGLKWSAGNH